A region of Porites lutea chromosome 13, jaPorLute2.1, whole genome shotgun sequence DNA encodes the following proteins:
- the LOC140923624 gene encoding uncharacterized protein has protein sequence MAAAGPSKAFVQLTSPEEGNWLSLGRALTSVLCQGLRPYIQREMDLFYSNVIAAMTTLRAGPCTCVYDPGRKKNHYHDMSTCAWAQILQGVHIVNKPNWKQSDSSKWIDPSKGKWEIAKLFLPDIGLHTVIESAEDLDITGILNLLYWCNHFLVQRPLIESVRETRNTKWVHVPKLELNDKEKRAAFQTIEKLLQDPVFVGDEDVQNALQDILDLKCTSDVQIFKAEVLSHFNEAIRSDMSSLKSEMKSLRKEAKKNEKQRARVEGQLRNLKASLIFKTVEQKNETTTFSSLVQPILKLPIAIIIFVFKTAGGNGQKSFNDCLHLLILLCCIGILDERSYKDGCPRETIGVPFGTKEFNFTSYLNYARDNFIGRQWLFQLMENSLYHSRQGVSGVFITGDPGTGKSALTAQLICSRKSSPTLYDHVLGYHLCRSSDRNTQNGGKFVRNLADMIARRLPEYGYVVADSSRVQRSLNNDCVTIQDCVRCFQEAILTPLGLLKNKPQENRYFVIDALEDCQSETAPSFINLLDKKLRFPPWLKLVLTSRNETSFSINSNHFMKLKINPEDTRNIQDIRTFLAAKLFQDGPLIRLIKFWFGDNSTRNTARLTSALLSKSQGNFLLAKEMLHFWKISKAEIIDPYSLPETLGELYKRQFERLYSPAENFEPLRRVLELLVASFQPVSFKQIFDILRRKENLKEASRLKYRMNELGHFLRYEENDRVTIYHPSLTEWLTSESNTNGPFYVRKKKGTEMFCDYYFRLITEGHNSSLPECILNFAQHIAHGSWKKDLVKKFLTVPSKVFDSSDPTINRTLLHLAATINSTDALDLLLRHVTYDDYIDNRGITPAFLAAEHGLVRNLALMVKKGANIHHKTKSLSSTYKLQGKESVEFDSMNVRCNPVFQSKSKLFSSTMLHAAAHGGHLEVVNFLLDNGANISTVNGVHLTALQIAAEKGHAEVVKTLYEAGAVPDQTALHHAAANNKLEVVKYLLQIGVTDKCMRCDGSFYWLKGKYRLQRDNFSIPSFARLYKDCMHSNSKIKRFEIDLEHGNTKDKEGELYDDKHLIFCETALHAAISAGHEEVVWELASHPATALTCRDYSGRTPLHEAVRKRNSRIVDLLLWKDPNLVYETCNHLQSFHENILPLTGTFHDGTTCDMTIKSQQLSFEEVTEYDKDICHCGYTPLHLAARYGLTDIGLHLVISGAKVDAPDCLGATPLHVAACHNHIVFVHVIAHANFGVNVNSKSSNGSTPLHSAAACGAVEVIDHLIYHGANVTAVDEGNLSPLHYSILHVRPLNRKKQLIRTSSCGVTLLLTTVDRRGPDHLCMAGNIIYIEKEAEEYRWLDAFLHLIERGSKINSVDLYGRTPLHLASANGLADAVVFLLRKGAKLEIRDTFGKTPLDVAVENCTVESTSPPFVIARHFLDLPNHLRDNEMVVYLLLSNGASFKKCERNSTSLLHHALAKNQPYIAQMLLFKGASVHCKDSFGRTPALALIANGGSWTDILLKHLHYSTAIKCGEPFISSVFHLFCFFPPKRQDNNFFQQIRCKKQICLSRKSFLNRAMKRHRLKSKIIDSCLDAEGFRPIHRAAQGANLIGVRSLLRLGANPSLLSPQGHDAITLAILHSGGSIWPVPEKERPSRNDNASLVALELLHHAIKTRGFQIVCDSSKSEMTLYHLAASRGLVKFIQEILKEKERHQLDVNCPNKDGVTPLYLAEVFSFVFSNDSSYNPWREVATIIMEHGGKMMFPAKDVEYRIIYERLQGWIPNSLELGLRPDVLGFVLALWSKFQDRKKSQRQYNCNWDWTLENNYSVLSSSYGAVFKEITRQWGLIRRKWIIIKPFQPEVEAYRSFIGDIEKCLIQKKRHGYSTIYLKRIIAAVNAINKAIGVVKVKVRYKKVLRISQMVLFFLMRWWHLRMFQEFGCFKSVLDKYRPFLLDEKKMTQVITTFTRSHLDWSWEVTCSFIKIVFHAYLFSDFCSDGIIDINSVLRDKYPDFTRNRMGWAVDQTEFWPSEFLLKFSLGVYHQYEYLKILSVGLEHGTRLALHSEMFEREWRREWETHRGSLCS, from the exons ATGGCAGCAGCAGGACCCTCCAAGGCTTTCGTTCAACTGACCTCTCCAGAAGAAGGAAACTGGCTTTCCCTCGGACGCGCTTTGACATCAGTTCTTTGTCAAGGTCTTCGTCCCTATATTCAACGAGAGATGGATCTTTTCTATAGCAATGTAATAGCCGCGATGACGACACTACGCGCTGGACCGTGCACTTGTGTCTATGATCCGGGTAGAAAAAAGAACCATTACCACGATATGAGCACGTGTGCATGGGCACAAATTTTACAAGGGGTTCACATTGTGAACAAGCCGAACTGGAAGCAAAGTGACTCCTCCAAGTGGATTGACCCCAGTAAAGGTAAATGGGAAATAGCTAAACTTTTTCTTCCTGATATTGGGTTACATACTGTGATTGAGAGCGCCGAAGACCTGGACATCACTGGAATTCTAAATCTGTTGTACTGGTGCAATCATTTTCTTGTTCAGCGACCACTAATTGAAAGTGTCCGAGAAACCAGAAACACAAAATGGGTACATGTTCCAAAGTTAGAGTTGAACGACAAAGAAAAACGGGCTGCCTTTCAAACAATCGAGAAACTCCTTCAAGATCCAGTGTTTGTTGGGGATGAAGATGTTCAGAACGCTCTTCAGGACATTTTAGACTTGAAATGCACTTCAGATGTGCAAATATTCAAAGCCGAGGTCCTATCTCATTTCAACGAGGCAATTCGAAGCGACATGTCAAGCCTTAAAAGTGAGATGAAGTCGTTAAGAAAGGAAGccaagaaaaacgaaaaacagcGGGCACGTGTGGAAGGTCAACTCCGTAATTTAAAAGcgtctttaattttcaagacggtggagcaaaaaaatgaaacaactaCTTTCTCAAGTCTTGTCCAGCCAATTTTGAAACTTCCCATTGCCATCATCATTTTTGTGTTCAAAACTGCGGGAGGCAACGGACAAAAATCGTTCAACGATTGCCTACACCTATTAATCCTGCTTTGTTGCATTGGTATCCTGGATGAAAGGTCATATAAGGACG GCTGTCCTAGAGAGACGATTGGTGTTCCTTTTGGCACCAAAGAGTTTAATTTTACCTCTTACCTTAATTATGCTCGAGATAATTTTATTGGTCGTCAATGGTTATTTCAATTGATGGAGAATTCCCTCTACCATTCACGCCAAGGTGTGTCTGGAGTCTTTATTACTGGAGATCCTGGAACTGGAAAGTCTGCGCTGACTGCACAATTAATCTGCTCCCGAAAGTCTAGTCCGACCCTCTATGATCATGTTCTTGGGTACCACCTCTGTAGAAGTTCTGACAGAAATACACAGAATGGAGGAAAGTTTGTTCGTAACTTGGCCGATATGATAGCTCGCAGACTTCCAGAATACGGGTACGTGGTTGCCGACAGTTCACGAGTCCAGCGATCACTGAACAATGACTGTGTCACCATTCAAGATTGTGTACGGTGTTTTCAGGAGGCAATATTAACACCCTTAGGACTTTTGAAGAATAAACCGCAAGAGAACCGGTATTTTGTCATTGATGCCTTAGAGGATTGCCAGAGTGAAACAGCTCCCAGTTTTATTAATTTGCTTGATAAGAAGCTTCGATTTCCACCATGGCTAAAACTTGTGCTGACTTCTCGTAACGAAACTAGCTTTTCCATAAATTCGAACCACTTCATGAAGCTGAAAATTAATCCTGAAGATACTCGAAATATACAGGACATTAGAACTTTTTTGGCGGCGAAACTTTTCCAAGATGGTCCTTTAATCCGTCTAATAAAATTTTGGTTCGGAGATAATAGCACGAGAAATACCGCACGATTGACATCTGCCCTGTTGAGCAAGAGTCAAGGAAATTTTTTGCTCGCTAAGGAGATGCTtcatttttggaaaatctccAAAGCCGAAATAATTGATCCTTACTCGCTGCCTGAAACGTTAGGAGAATTATACAAAAGACAATTTGAACGATTGTACAGTCCAGCGGAAAATTTTGAACCGCTACGCCGAGTGTTAGAATTACTTGTGGCCTCTTTTCAACCAGTCTCTTTTAAACAGATTTTCGATATTCTCAGAAGAAAAGAGAATCTTAAAGAAGCTAGTAGGTTGAAATATAGAATGAATGAGCTGGGGCATTTTTTGAGATACGAAGAAAACGACAGAGTGACAATTTATCATCCATCGTTAACAGAATGGCTCACAAGTGAAAGCAATACAAATGGCCCATTTTATGTCCGCAAGAAAAAGGGAACCGAAATGTTTTGTGACTATTATTTTCGCTTAATTACTGAGGGACACAACTCCTCGTTGCCAGAGTGCATTCTCAACTTCGCACAACACATTGCTCATGGCAGTTGGAAAAAAGATCTCGTTAAAAAATTTCTCACTGTGCCCTCAAAAGTTTTTGATTCATCAGATCCTACAATTAATAGGACTTTGTTGCACCTTGCTGCTACGATAAACAGCACAGATGCATTGGACCTATTGTTGCGTCATGTTACCTACGATGATTACATTGATAATCGTGGAATAACCCCTGCGTTTTTGGCCGCAGAGCATGGGCTTGTGCGTAACTTGGCTTTAATGGTAAAGAAAGGAGCCAACATACATCATAAAACAAAGTCTCTGTCATCTACTTACAAACTGCAAGGGAAAGAGTCTGTAGAATTTGACAGTATGAATGTCAGGTGCAATCCAGTGTTTCAATCTAAATCAAAGTTATTTTCTTCTACAATGCTTCACGCAGCAGCTCATGGAGGTCACTTAGAAGTAGTTAATTTTCTACTTGACAATGGTGCGAACATTTCGACGGTCAATGGTGTTCACTTGACTGCACTACAAATAGCTGCTGAGAAAGGACATGCGGAGGTTGTTAAAACATTATACGAAGCAGGCGCCGTACCTGATCAAACTGCCCTCCATCATGCCGCAGCAAACAATAAGTTAGAAGTAGTAAAGTACCTTTTACAAATTGGTGTTACAGATAAATGCATGAGATGCGATGGGTCTTTCTACTGGCTAAAAGGAAAATATCGGTTGCAAAGAGATAATTTTTCTATACCATCTTTTGCTCGACTGTACAAAGATTGCATGCATTCAAACTcaaaaataaaacgttttgagaTTGACTTAGAGCATGGAAACACTAAGGATAAAGAAGGAGAACTTTATGACGACAAGCATCTAATATTCTGTGAAACTGCACTTCATGCAGCGATCTCAGCTGGCCATGAAGAGGTGGTCTGGGAACTAGCTTCCCACCCAGCCACAGCGTTGACCTGCCGGGATTATTCAGGAAGGACTCCTCTGCACGAAGCGGTCCGAAAACGTAACAGCCGAATAGTAGACTTGCTGCTTTGGAAAGATCCAAATCTGGTATATGAAACTTGTAATCACTTGCAAAGTTTCCACGAGAACATTCTTCCATTGACGGGGACGTTTCATGATGGTACAACATGTGACATGACAATTAAATCACAGCAATTGAGTTTTGAAGAGGTTACAGAATATGATAAAGATATATGTCACTGCGGATATACCCCTCTTCATCTGGCTGCTCGGTATGGGCTTACGGATATAGGGCTCCACCTTGTCATTTCTGGCGCAAAAGTGGATGCTCCTGACTGCCTAGGCGCAACACCTCTTCATGTGGCTGCTTGTCATAATCACATAGTTTTCGTACACGTCATAGCTCACGCGAACTTTGGCGTTAATGTAAACAGCAAGAGTTCCAACGGATCGACACCTCTTCATAGCGCTGCAGCATGCGGTGCAGTCGAGGTCATTGACCATCTGATTTACCATGGAGCCAATGTAACTGCGGTTGACGAAGGTAACCTCTCACCATTACATTATTCAATTCTCCATGTACGACCACTTAATCGTAAAAAACAACTGATCAGAACCAGTTCGTGTGGTGTGACACTTCTCCTAACAACGGTTGACCGCAGAGGCCCAGATCATCTTTGTATGGCCGGAAATATTATCTACATCGAAAAAGAAGCTGAAGAATATCGATGGCTTGATGCATTTCTTCATTTGATAGAGCGTGGTTCGAAAATAAATTCGGTCGACTTATATGGAAGAACGCCTTTGCATTTAGCATCGGCAAACGGTTTGGCTGATGCAGTAGTTTTTCTTTTACGTAAGGGGGCTAAGCTTGAAATCCGTGATACGTTTGGCAAAACACCATTAGACGTTGCAGTGGAAAATTGCACAGTAGAATCAACCTCTCCTCCGTTTGTTATTGCTAGACATTTCCTTGACTTGCCAAACCATTTACGTGACAATGAGATGGTTGTTTATCTACTTCTGTCAAATGGAGCCTCGTTCAAGAAATGCGAGCGTAATAGTACGAGTTTGTTACACCATGCTCTGGCAAAAAACCAGCCTTACATAGCTCAAATGTTGTTGTTCAAGGGAGCCAGTGTTCATTGTAAAGATAGTTTTGGACGAACACCTGCCTTAGCTTTAATTGCTAATGGTGGAAGTTGGACAGATATTCTTTTGAAACACTTACATTATTCCACCGCAATTAAATGTGGAGAGCCTTTTATCTCATCCgtctttcatttgttttgtttttttcccccAAAGCGTCaagataataatttttttcaacaaattagatgcaaaaaacaaatttgtttatcaagaaaaagttttcttaaTAGAGCTATGAAAAGGCATCGATTGAAGAGCAAGATTATCGATTCTTGTCTGGACGCGGAGGGATTTAGGCCCATTCACAGAGCTGCACAAGGAGCAAACTTAATAGGTGTTCGCAGCCTTCTGAGACTTGGTGCAAACCCGTCCTTATTGTCCCCACAGGGACATGACGCGATTACCCTTGCAATACTGCACTCAGGAGGAAGCATTTGGCCGGTACCTGAAAAAGAGCGGCCAAGTAGGAACGATAATGCATCTCTTGTGGCTCTAGAGCTTCTTCATCATGCAATCAAAACTCGCGGTTTTCAGATAGTATGTGACTCGAGCAAATCAGAAATGACTCTATACCATTTGGCAGCTTCTCGTGGACTAGTTAAGTTCATACAAGAgatattaaaagaaaaggaacgtcATCAGTTGGACGTGAATTGTCCTAACAAAGACGGGGTCACACCACTTTACTTGGCGGAAgtttttagctttgtttttagcAATGATAGCAGTTATAATCCATGGAGAGAGGTCGCGACGATAATTATGGAACATGGTGGTAAAATGATGTTTCCAGCGAAGGATGTTGAATATAGAATCATCTATGAAAGGTTGCAAGGTTGGATTCCCAATAGTCTGGAATTAGGTTTGAGGCCAGACGTCCTAGGTTTCGTACTTGCACTTTGGTCTAAATTCCAGGACAGGAAGAAAAGTCAAAGGCAGTATAACTGTAACTGGGACTGGACATTGGAGAATAATTACAGCGTTTTATCCTCGTCGTACGGAGCCGTGTTTAAGGAGATAACACGTCAATGGGGATTAATAAGACGAAAATGGATTATTATAAAACCATTTCAACCCGAGGTTGAGGCCTATCGGTCCTTTATTGGCGACATAGAAAAGTGTCTAATTCAAAAGAAACGGCATGGTTATTCTACTATTTATCTAAAAAGGATAATTGCAGCAGTCAATGCCATTAATAAAGCGATTGGCGTGGTTAAAGTAAAAGTGAGGTACAAAAAAGTCTTGAGGATTTCACAGatggtgttgttttttttaatgaggtGGTGGCACCTGAGAATGTTCCAAGAGTTTGGTTGTTTTAAGAGTGTGCTTGACAAGTATAGACCATTTCTGttggatgagaaaaaaatgactcaAGTAATTACAACGTTTACAAGAAGTCATCTAGACTGGAGTTGGGAAGTGACCTGTTCATTTATTAAGATTGTATTTCATGCTTATCTGTTCAGTGATTTCTGCAGCGATGGTATCATTGACATTAATTCTGTGTTAAGAGATAAGTATCCAGACTTCACAAGAAATCGAATGGGTTGGGCTGTTGATCAAACGGAGTTCTGGCCATCAGAAtttcttttaaagttttccTTAGGTGTCTACCATCAGTATGAATACTTAAAAATACTCAGTGTTGGATTAGAACATGGAACTCGTCTTGCTCTTCATTCTGAGATGTTTGAGCGGGAGTGGAGAAGGGAATGGGAAACGCACCGTGGCAGCTTATGTTCCTAG